One window from the genome of Cyclobacterium amurskyense encodes:
- a CDS encoding TIM-barrel domain-containing protein produces MNTFFKITLAVIFSLFVIAYFYFIFPLWGYPFNSQRHGQLPLTPAWALECWLWEDDVNTAAFVDELLDGYKEHDIPVRTILIDSPWAYRYNDFDVDTTLYPDYKNWFFNLQDEGYRVVLWMTTMVNSYNKDLQLKEDPLWYEKAKSKGYLVSDGIENKWWKGRGGFIDYTNPDAMKWWRGMQQKVFDLGIDGWKLDGTATLFWKNIAGIPFFYKKTASGLMTTRTYMDHYYRDEYQHGLRQNPEFVTLSRSMDRSFHPEGFAPFDASPVNWVGDQKHEWVTSEMLKEAKEDKVDIALEGIQGFESAITSILKSAEMGYNVIGSDIAGFSGGKIPPRLYIRWAQFSTFNGLFLNGGHGERRLWKRSEEELNIIREYSWLHTELVPYMYHYVVSAHEGGFGLMQPIEGKYHYMFGESLLVAPIYQDRLINEVKLPKGKWRYWFDDTELIEGPTTFKQEFSLEEYPVYIKEGAIVPMHIKRAYTGIGKPEDEGYLTFLIYPDLEESNFEVFREKDKSTVLTYKNLGKNLTVEISGKQIPHILNIKSQNKPSNITLDGKLLLEEVDYNYNTETKKLQIKTSSYRDGLYLINF; encoded by the coding sequence ATGAATACGTTTTTTAAAATTACTTTGGCAGTAATTTTTTCACTGTTTGTAATTGCTTACTTCTATTTTATATTCCCACTCTGGGGCTATCCCTTTAATTCACAAAGACATGGGCAATTGCCTTTGACACCCGCCTGGGCATTGGAATGCTGGTTATGGGAAGACGATGTCAATACAGCGGCCTTTGTTGATGAACTACTGGACGGTTACAAAGAACATGACATTCCCGTTAGAACCATACTTATTGACAGTCCTTGGGCTTACCGCTACAATGATTTTGATGTGGATACCACGCTTTATCCGGATTATAAAAACTGGTTCTTTAACCTTCAGGACGAAGGGTACCGGGTGGTATTGTGGATGACAACCATGGTCAACAGTTATAACAAAGACCTTCAACTAAAAGAAGATCCCCTGTGGTATGAAAAAGCAAAATCCAAAGGATACCTGGTCTCTGATGGGATAGAGAATAAATGGTGGAAAGGAAGAGGCGGTTTTATTGACTATACCAATCCTGATGCCATGAAATGGTGGCGCGGCATGCAGCAAAAGGTTTTTGACCTAGGCATAGATGGTTGGAAACTGGATGGTACAGCCACCTTGTTTTGGAAAAACATTGCAGGCATCCCCTTTTTTTACAAAAAAACGGCTTCAGGTCTTATGACCACGCGAACCTACATGGATCATTATTACCGGGATGAGTACCAGCATGGTCTAAGGCAAAACCCGGAATTTGTCACTTTGTCAAGATCCATGGATCGTAGTTTTCATCCGGAAGGTTTTGCTCCCTTTGATGCATCTCCGGTAAACTGGGTAGGTGATCAAAAGCACGAATGGGTGACAAGCGAAATGCTGAAAGAAGCCAAAGAAGATAAGGTAGACATTGCACTGGAAGGCATTCAGGGTTTTGAGTCTGCCATCACAAGCATCCTGAAAAGTGCTGAAATGGGCTACAATGTCATAGGATCTGATATTGCGGGATTTTCAGGAGGCAAAATCCCACCAAGACTCTACATCAGATGGGCCCAATTTTCCACATTCAACGGATTGTTTTTGAATGGTGGACATGGGGAACGCAGGCTTTGGAAACGCAGTGAGGAAGAATTAAATATCATTAGAGAATACTCCTGGTTGCATACTGAGTTGGTTCCCTATATGTATCATTATGTAGTATCTGCTCATGAAGGCGGATTTGGTTTGATGCAACCCATAGAAGGGAAATACCATTATATGTTTGGGGAAAGTCTTTTGGTTGCACCTATTTACCAGGACAGATTGATAAATGAAGTCAAGCTCCCAAAAGGAAAATGGCGCTATTGGTTTGATGACACAGAGTTAATCGAAGGGCCCACCACTTTTAAACAAGAATTCTCATTGGAGGAATACCCGGTTTATATCAAAGAAGGTGCCATCGTACCAATGCATATCAAACGTGCTTACACAGGGATAGGAAAACCAGAGGATGAAGGTTATTTGACTTTTCTAATCTACCCAGACTTGGAAGAATCAAATTTTGAGGTGTTTAGAGAAAAGGATAAAAGCACGGTCTTGACTTATAAAAACTTAGGGAAAAACTTGACGGTTGAAATTTCCGGAAAACAAATTCCACATATCCTTAATATCAAATCCCAGAACAAGCCTTCAAATATAACTTTGGATGGAAAGCTACTTTTAGAAGAAGTTGATTATAATTATAATACGGAAACTAAAAAGTTACAAATTAAAACTTCAAGCTACAGAGATGGACTATACCTAATCAATTTTTAA
- a CDS encoding alpha/beta hydrolase: MKNTLLVLLTLFCVFGCKTAATDPDRPIKAPKGYMNETFLKMAYGLGMLDLIDSKPPVPDDLEAIKNVTYKTVGDIDLQLDIYKKKGLEAPAPTMVFIHGGAWKKGKRQDYLPYMIDYAQKGYVTVTLSYRLSGVAKFPAAAQDVNCGIKWVKQHAADYDIDPERMVLIGGSAGGHLSLLLGYGGDETLFNQDCKELGTDSKVKAIVDFYGPVDITTPYAITTEQVLSFMGATYEEIPEMYKLASPSTFISPDDPPTLIFQGTIDSLVPVSQSDSLASWLDQAGVDHDYHRLKGWPHTMDAAKKVNEYAQFYIDAFLEKHL; the protein is encoded by the coding sequence ATGAAAAATACACTTCTTGTACTCCTTACCTTATTCTGTGTGTTTGGATGCAAAACTGCAGCAACAGACCCTGACCGCCCAATCAAAGCACCCAAAGGATATATGAATGAAACGTTCCTCAAAATGGCCTACGGTTTGGGAATGTTAGATCTAATCGATTCTAAGCCCCCTGTACCGGATGATTTAGAGGCGATAAAAAATGTTACTTATAAAACCGTAGGAGATATTGATTTACAATTGGATATCTACAAAAAGAAAGGCTTGGAAGCTCCTGCACCTACAATGGTATTTATCCATGGTGGAGCCTGGAAAAAAGGTAAGCGGCAGGATTATTTGCCCTATATGATCGATTACGCGCAGAAAGGTTATGTGACGGTAACTCTCTCCTATAGGCTATCAGGTGTTGCGAAATTTCCGGCAGCTGCCCAGGATGTCAACTGTGGAATCAAATGGGTTAAGCAACATGCTGCTGATTATGACATTGACCCGGAACGCATGGTGCTGATCGGTGGCTCTGCGGGTGGACACCTTTCGCTATTGCTGGGTTATGGAGGGGATGAAACATTATTCAACCAAGACTGTAAGGAGCTTGGTACAGATAGTAAGGTAAAGGCGATTGTAGATTTTTATGGCCCTGTAGACATCACTACTCCCTATGCCATTACCACAGAGCAGGTACTTAGTTTTATGGGCGCTACTTATGAAGAAATCCCTGAGATGTACAAACTTGCCTCACCAAGTACCTTTATCAGTCCCGATGATCCCCCTACTTTAATTTTTCAAGGAACCATTGATTCATTGGTTCCTGTCAGCCAATCAGATTCACTTGCCAGTTGGTTAGATCAGGCCGGTGTAGACCATGATTACCACCGACTCAAAGGTTGGCCACATACCATGGATGCTGCCAAAAAAGTAAATGAATATGCCCAATTTTATATTGATGCTTTTTTAGAGAAACACCTATGA
- a CDS encoding FG-GAP repeat domain-containing protein: MIKPIKTWLPILAIGSLFLFSCGTNQPSAESSIYGDNMLHKLAYNNPGLLVDLDAGFKAVPMPMDFDGDGDLDLLISESGSYTESGIFYFENISGNTEMPVFRRRMKVSFERRRLGDDGSRFQASYVGEGVHVLTPDRVREKLLIYKNVPQNVFWDENEVHLPVDGYDYLHNCKTEWKIIDFDGDGVHDLMAVATRDKPRTYRGRIGELAKKLEFVTDGKSHVLFLKNSGTNEDPVYESPQRLLKSDGSPLSEGLSMKPMFADFDNDGDYDFLSIGKNHENFDIDWNDDFIVYFENTGSATEYEFGLGIALKIDGLPIQYESRATMHQTAIDWNKDGFMDILAGDEDGKISYLRHTGEIKDGIPQFAAPVYIQQEAKYVDFGALVAPRIFDWDGDGLDDIISGNGVGHIGFIKNLGGKDPVWDAPQLLEADGKPIRLIQTEALPNTEAPIWGYSTIDVGYWDEDDLPDILANEHNGNIVFFKNTGSKKAPKLAAPQPLYVEWEGEPLRPDWVPGVAKADNELLAPWRTSPLIMDFNDDGLNDLVILDHEGYLAVYPRKKVNEKLVLMHPQRNFVFPDGKPILLNQRTGSSSGRLKITFHDWDGDGLEDLIVSSKPAVDWMKNKGMKDGKLVLEYMGRVLSKTLMGHTDGPVVSDFNKDGIPDLVVGTETGQFYYWQRSSFDITSTMTTEGKQEPADYPYFKR, translated from the coding sequence ATGATTAAACCCATTAAAACCTGGCTGCCTATTTTAGCAATAGGTAGCCTTTTCCTCTTTTCCTGTGGAACGAACCAGCCGTCTGCAGAATCAAGCATTTATGGTGACAATATGCTTCACAAACTGGCCTATAATAATCCTGGTTTGCTGGTAGACTTAGATGCTGGTTTTAAAGCCGTACCCATGCCCATGGACTTTGATGGGGATGGAGATCTGGATTTGTTGATTTCAGAATCCGGAAGCTATACGGAATCCGGAATTTTCTACTTTGAGAATATTTCAGGGAACACGGAAATGCCTGTATTTAGAAGGAGAATGAAGGTGTCTTTTGAAAGAAGGAGGTTGGGCGATGATGGTTCCAGGTTTCAGGCCTCTTATGTGGGGGAAGGAGTGCACGTGCTTACCCCTGATAGGGTTAGAGAAAAGCTTTTGATTTATAAAAATGTGCCTCAAAATGTCTTTTGGGATGAAAATGAAGTGCATTTACCTGTTGATGGATACGATTACTTGCACAACTGCAAAACAGAGTGGAAAATTATTGATTTTGATGGGGATGGTGTCCATGATTTGATGGCAGTTGCCACACGGGACAAACCCAGAACTTACCGAGGCCGGATAGGGGAACTGGCGAAAAAACTTGAATTTGTAACCGATGGAAAAAGCCATGTATTGTTTTTGAAAAATTCTGGCACCAATGAGGATCCAGTATATGAAAGTCCCCAAAGACTTTTGAAATCAGATGGATCTCCTTTATCCGAAGGGTTATCGATGAAACCCATGTTTGCGGATTTTGACAATGATGGAGACTATGATTTTTTGAGTATTGGTAAAAACCATGAAAATTTTGACATTGACTGGAACGATGACTTTATCGTTTACTTCGAGAATACCGGTTCTGCTACAGAATATGAGTTTGGCCTAGGGATAGCTTTGAAAATTGATGGACTTCCCATCCAATATGAGTCTAGGGCTACCATGCATCAGACGGCAATTGACTGGAACAAAGATGGTTTTATGGATATTTTGGCTGGGGATGAAGATGGGAAAATCTCTTACCTCAGGCATACTGGAGAAATCAAAGACGGAATACCTCAATTTGCAGCGCCAGTATATATTCAGCAAGAAGCCAAATATGTAGATTTTGGTGCTTTAGTGGCGCCTAGGATTTTTGATTGGGATGGAGATGGATTGGATGATATTATTAGTGGAAATGGAGTGGGACATATTGGCTTCATTAAAAACCTTGGAGGGAAAGACCCTGTATGGGATGCTCCTCAATTGCTTGAGGCAGATGGAAAGCCTATCCGGTTGATTCAAACGGAAGCCCTTCCCAACACTGAGGCCCCAATTTGGGGGTATAGCACCATTGATGTGGGGTATTGGGATGAAGATGATTTGCCGGATATTCTGGCCAATGAACACAATGGAAATATTGTGTTTTTTAAAAATACTGGTAGCAAGAAAGCCCCTAAACTGGCAGCCCCACAGCCATTGTACGTGGAATGGGAAGGCGAACCACTTCGGCCTGACTGGGTGCCCGGTGTGGCCAAAGCAGACAATGAATTATTGGCTCCTTGGAGAACATCTCCATTGATTATGGACTTTAACGATGATGGATTAAATGACCTGGTCATATTGGATCATGAAGGTTATCTGGCAGTGTACCCGCGGAAAAAGGTAAACGAAAAGCTAGTGTTGATGCATCCGCAAAGGAATTTTGTCTTTCCTGACGGTAAGCCCATATTGCTCAATCAACGTACAGGGTCAAGTAGTGGAAGATTAAAAATTACTTTTCACGATTGGGATGGTGATGGACTGGAAGACCTGATTGTTTCCTCCAAACCAGCAGTAGACTGGATGAAAAACAAAGGAATGAAGGATGGTAAATTGGTTTTGGAATACATGGGAAGAGTGCTTTCCAAAACCCTGATGGGGCATACCGATGGCCCTGTTGTTTCTGACTTCAATAAAGACGGGATACCTGACCTTGTAGTAGGAACTGAAACAGGGCAATTCTATTATTGGCAACGCTCAAGTTTTGATATCACCTCTACCATGACCACCGAGGGAAAACAAGAGCCTGCTGATTACCCGTATTTTAAAAGGTAA
- a CDS encoding acyltransferase family protein, with amino-acid sequence MNEQTIKPNRILSIDALRGFDMLFIIFADRFFALLHKGSQSTITGFLANQFDHPDWFGSTFYDIIMPLFLFMVGAVIPFSLSKRMQENTGKAQIYKKLFKRVFILFFLGWIVQGNLLALDVNTFKIFSNTLQAIAVGYFFSCLAFIYLSRNGRYIMFAACLIIYALILTVPNVPGVGQSVILPDKNYALYFDHLVLGRFDDGYQYTWVLTGFGFIATTLSGLFAGELIKSNLPRNKVALYLLIVGVAGLALGMIWGIWHPIVKKIWTSSFVLASSGVCFLLMALFYWIIDVKGKVKWTFMFKVIGMNAITAYVLSHVISFPDIAHFLLYGLEQYTGAYYGALTTLGGFGLLYLILWYMHKNNTYIKI; translated from the coding sequence ATGAATGAGCAAACCATCAAACCCAACAGAATCCTCTCCATAGATGCACTGAGAGGATTTGATATGTTGTTTATTATTTTTGCGGATCGTTTTTTCGCTCTGCTTCACAAAGGTTCCCAATCCACGATTACAGGTTTTTTGGCCAACCAATTTGACCATCCCGATTGGTTTGGATCCACCTTTTACGATATCATCATGCCGCTGTTCCTTTTTATGGTGGGGGCTGTTATTCCTTTTTCCTTGTCCAAAAGAATGCAGGAAAATACAGGAAAGGCTCAGATTTATAAAAAACTCTTTAAGCGGGTCTTTATCCTGTTTTTCTTGGGATGGATTGTTCAGGGAAATTTACTGGCCTTGGATGTCAATACCTTTAAAATCTTTAGCAATACCCTTCAAGCGATTGCAGTAGGCTATTTCTTTTCTTGTCTGGCTTTTATTTATTTGAGCAGGAATGGGCGCTATATTATGTTTGCTGCTTGTTTGATCATTTATGCCTTGATACTCACAGTTCCCAATGTTCCGGGAGTTGGTCAAAGTGTGATTCTTCCTGATAAAAATTATGCTTTGTATTTTGATCATTTGGTATTGGGTCGATTTGACGATGGCTATCAATACACCTGGGTACTGACTGGTTTTGGATTTATAGCTACTACCTTGTCCGGACTCTTTGCTGGAGAGTTGATTAAATCCAATCTTCCTAGAAATAAAGTGGCCCTTTACCTATTGATTGTGGGTGTTGCAGGATTGGCATTGGGCATGATTTGGGGAATTTGGCATCCGATTGTAAAAAAAATATGGACCAGTTCATTTGTGCTCGCCTCCTCTGGCGTTTGTTTTCTTTTAATGGCCCTGTTTTACTGGATCATTGATGTGAAAGGTAAGGTGAAATGGACTTTTATGTTTAAAGTGATCGGGATGAATGCCATTACTGCATATGTGCTTTCCCATGTCATTAGCTTCCCTGATATAGCCCATTTTCTATTGTATGGTTTGGAGCAATATACAGGTGCCTATTATGGTGCATTGACCACCCTTGGTGGTTTTGGCTTGCTTTACCTTATATTATGGTACATGCATAAAAACAATACTTATATTAAAATATAG
- a CDS encoding sialidase family protein: protein MLNRRKFLLKSSASFLVLSLPQVGFSFPRAPLVPDFTVSLDVVAKLFDGKQCWVHPRAGKVNGTKEIVMTMSTLDLEGSDVFKGMYQIRSMDKGKTWTKPEKSEPLAPKMETIAGLERPVAAADFWPKWHEKSGVLLGTGHTIVYTPDWKVDHHGARHTSYSVYDPKSAEWLPWMKLEMPEGDELASAGAGCVQRLDLADGSILLPIYYTSQGKNSRVTVCHCSFDGKTLRYLKKGNSLWVDNETRGLHEPSLMEFGGKYFLTIRNDLQGYITSSKDGLHYDEIKPWTFDDGSPLGNYNTQQHWVRHSDGLYLVYTRRGADNDHVFRHRAPLFMAKIDTEKLAVIRETEIALVPERGARLGNFGVTEISPKETWVTVSEWMQPEGVEKYGSDGSVYVAKINWKKRNKLFGK, encoded by the coding sequence ATGTTGAACCGTAGAAAATTTCTCCTTAAAAGTAGTGCTTCCTTCCTGGTACTGAGCCTTCCTCAAGTGGGTTTCTCCTTTCCTAGAGCACCTTTGGTACCGGATTTTACGGTCAGCTTAGATGTGGTGGCCAAGCTTTTTGATGGCAAACAATGTTGGGTGCATCCTAGAGCAGGAAAGGTGAATGGAACAAAAGAGATTGTCATGACCATGAGTACACTGGACTTGGAAGGAAGCGATGTATTTAAAGGAATGTATCAGATTCGGAGTATGGATAAAGGGAAAACATGGACAAAGCCTGAAAAGTCCGAGCCTTTAGCTCCTAAAATGGAAACCATAGCTGGTTTGGAACGGCCAGTAGCGGCTGCTGATTTTTGGCCCAAGTGGCACGAAAAGTCAGGCGTGCTTTTGGGAACAGGCCATACCATTGTTTACACTCCTGACTGGAAAGTCGATCATCATGGGGCAAGACATACTTCCTATTCTGTCTACGACCCCAAGAGTGCTGAATGGCTGCCGTGGATGAAATTGGAAATGCCGGAAGGTGATGAACTTGCAAGTGCAGGGGCTGGATGTGTTCAGCGACTGGATTTAGCTGATGGCTCAATTTTATTACCCATATATTATACTTCTCAGGGAAAAAATTCCAGAGTAACGGTATGTCATTGTAGTTTTGATGGGAAGACATTGCGGTATTTAAAGAAAGGGAATTCACTTTGGGTGGATAATGAGACCAGAGGTTTGCACGAACCCTCGTTGATGGAATTTGGGGGTAAATATTTTCTTACCATCAGAAATGACCTGCAGGGTTATATTACTTCCAGTAAGGACGGTTTGCATTACGATGAGATCAAACCATGGACTTTTGACGATGGATCGCCCTTGGGTAATTACAATACCCAGCAGCATTGGGTAAGGCATTCCGATGGATTGTACTTGGTATATACACGTAGAGGTGCAGACAATGATCATGTTTTCAGACACCGTGCGCCATTGTTTATGGCCAAGATTGACACCGAAAAGTTAGCGGTAATCAGAGAAACAGAAATTGCCCTAGTGCCAGAGAGAGGTGCCAGACTGGGTAATTTTGGAGTAACAGAAATAAGTCCAAAAGAAACATGGGTGACTGTTTCGGAATGGATGCAGCCAGAAGGAGTAGAGAAGTATGGAAGCGATGGCAGTGTTTATGTTGCCAAGATAAATTGGAAAAAGCGCAATAAATTATTTGGCAAATAA
- a CDS encoding Crp/Fnr family transcriptional regulator, producing MNDVTLKDFLISNLKVDENEILSIVETCKKKKVKKGDFLLRKNEYCKYTFFIEKGLLRQFSIDKKGKEHILTFAPENWFVTDRDGAYFNKPSTYFIQALEDSQVVLIDEEQVHLLSNKIPKFTYFNNRLLHNHIRHLQNRINLLLSTAAEDRYLQFVKMYPDILLRVPQTMVASYLGITPESLSRVRKELTLKNFKV from the coding sequence ATGAACGACGTTACATTAAAGGACTTTTTAATTTCAAATCTAAAGGTTGACGAAAACGAAATTTTATCAATCGTTGAAACCTGCAAGAAAAAAAAGGTTAAAAAAGGGGACTTTTTATTACGAAAAAATGAATACTGCAAATACACCTTTTTTATAGAAAAGGGGCTGCTACGTCAATTTTCTATTGACAAAAAAGGAAAGGAGCACATTTTAACTTTCGCTCCTGAAAATTGGTTTGTTACAGATAGAGACGGTGCCTATTTCAATAAGCCATCAACTTATTTTATTCAGGCATTGGAAGACAGTCAGGTTGTATTGATAGATGAAGAACAAGTCCATCTGCTTTCCAATAAAATCCCAAAGTTTACCTACTTCAACAATAGATTGCTTCACAACCATATTCGACACTTACAAAACAGAATTAACCTGTTATTAAGTACTGCCGCTGAAGACAGGTATTTACAGTTTGTAAAGATGTACCCTGACATACTTTTAAGAGTACCTCAAACAATGGTAGCATCCTATCTAGGCATCACTCCCGAAAGCCTGAGTCGTGTCCGTAAGGAATTGACTCTCAAAAACTTCAAAGTATAA
- a CDS encoding pirin family protein — MKTRTVELVASPGEPHFVGDGFRVHTFIPSGIVLDMQRMNPFILLDYNSPYKFPPSSNPKGVGVHPHRGFETVTISYKGKVAHHDSSGGGGVIGEGDVQWMTAASGVLHKEYHEEEWSKTGGIFQMVQLWVNLPQKDKMSEPKYQAIKKEDINQHKLKNDAGHIEVIAGEYNETKGIASTFTPLHVLNVKLNESGKAVFTFPSNYNTALLVLEGSIVINGNEKIQTDHLALMANDGETFEVEADKEALLLLLSGLPIDEPIVSHGPFVMNTKKELLEAFDDFNNGKFGYLKD, encoded by the coding sequence ATGAAAACAAGAACAGTAGAATTGGTAGCAAGTCCTGGAGAACCCCACTTTGTTGGTGATGGTTTTCGTGTGCATACCTTTATCCCCAGTGGTATTGTTCTAGATATGCAACGGATGAACCCCTTTATTTTGTTGGATTATAATTCACCCTACAAATTTCCACCATCAAGCAATCCAAAGGGAGTGGGGGTCCATCCGCACAGGGGTTTTGAAACGGTAACAATCTCCTACAAAGGAAAAGTAGCTCATCATGACAGTAGTGGTGGTGGCGGAGTGATCGGTGAAGGCGATGTTCAATGGATGACAGCTGCAAGTGGGGTTTTGCATAAGGAATACCATGAAGAAGAATGGAGCAAAACCGGAGGCATTTTTCAAATGGTCCAACTTTGGGTGAACCTACCCCAAAAAGACAAAATGAGTGAACCAAAATACCAAGCCATAAAAAAAGAAGATATCAACCAACATAAATTGAAAAACGATGCAGGACATATAGAGGTAATTGCTGGAGAATACAACGAAACCAAAGGTATTGCTTCCACCTTCACACCATTACATGTTTTGAATGTAAAGCTGAACGAAAGTGGCAAAGCAGTCTTTACATTTCCTTCCAATTACAATACAGCTCTCCTTGTATTGGAAGGGAGCATCGTTATCAATGGGAATGAAAAAATACAAACGGATCATTTGGCATTAATGGCGAATGATGGAGAAACTTTTGAGGTCGAAGCCGATAAGGAAGCCCTCCTATTGCTTTTAAGTGGACTACCAATTGATGAGCCCATAGTTTCACATGGACCATTTGTGATGAACACAAAAAAAGAGCTATTAGAAGCTTTCGATGATTTCAACAATGGCAAATTTGGCTATTTAAAAGATTAA
- a CDS encoding dihydrofolate reductase family protein: protein MRKLKLYIAISLNGKIAKSDGSVDWLEAIPNPEKIDHGYADFYKSIDTTIQGNTTYKQILSWGIDFPYADKNNYVFTRDKTLINTSDVVFISDNHLDFVKQLKNQKGGDIWLIGGGQLNTLLLNEKLIDEIQVFVMPIVLTQGIDLFESLPRETKLTLIETKAYSTGAVEIKYKMN, encoded by the coding sequence ATGAGAAAATTAAAACTATATATTGCCATAAGTTTAAATGGGAAGATTGCCAAGTCTGACGGTAGTGTCGATTGGCTTGAAGCTATCCCTAATCCAGAGAAAATTGATCACGGTTATGCTGATTTTTATAAATCCATTGATACGACCATTCAAGGGAATACTACTTATAAGCAAATCTTAAGTTGGGGAATCGATTTTCCTTATGCAGACAAAAATAATTATGTGTTTACAAGGGATAAAACCTTGATAAATACAAGTGACGTGGTATTCATTTCGGACAATCACCTGGATTTTGTCAAACAATTAAAAAACCAAAAAGGGGGAGATATTTGGCTTATAGGGGGAGGGCAATTGAACACCCTGTTGCTAAATGAAAAACTTATTGATGAAATCCAGGTTTTTGTAATGCCTATTGTACTGACTCAAGGTATTGATTTGTTTGAAAGCCTTCCTAGAGAGACTAAATTGACGCTTATCGAAACCAAAGCTTACTCTACTGGAGCAGTTGAAATAAAATACAAGATGAACTGA